Proteins encoded together in one Thermoplasmatales archaeon BRNA1 window:
- a CDS encoding 3-phosphoshikimate 1-carboxyvinyltransferase, whose amino-acid sequence MNMADITFSGGTLDGKVSPPPSKSHTHRAIILSALSEGKCRIDSPLISFDTRATMDAVRSMGAEVSVVGDHIEVDCGGIHAPDREIDVLNSGTTMRLMTGIVSTFPSKTSLTGDDSIKKRPMGPLLDALSACGVRCSSNGGKPPVTVEGPISGDEMVIDGSVSSQFISSLLMSAPLVGRPMTVKVTGREVSKPYIDITVSIMRRFGANVEEEGTAYRISGNYSPADYRVPADFSSSAFPLVAGALGGRVTARGMDLSDAQGDSRIIDILREVGCQIDVDGDEITCTRPAEIKAAEIDVGDIPDLFPILAVLLSTAKGRSRLYGAPHLRFKESDRIALTEKMLRTLGADITATDDGCIINGVPKLHGGRIEHNGDHRMFMAAVVASLVSDGPVSMENDACWNVSYPGFPEQMRSVGMRMEGL is encoded by the coding sequence ATGAACATGGCAGACATCACCTTCAGCGGAGGAACCCTCGACGGGAAGGTCTCGCCGCCCCCGTCCAAAAGCCACACCCACAGGGCGATCATCCTCTCCGCATTATCCGAAGGGAAGTGCAGGATCGATTCCCCCCTGATATCCTTCGACACCCGCGCCACCATGGATGCCGTCAGGTCCATGGGGGCCGAGGTCTCCGTCGTCGGCGACCACATCGAAGTGGACTGCGGCGGGATCCATGCACCCGACCGCGAGATCGACGTCCTGAACTCCGGCACCACCATGAGGCTGATGACCGGCATAGTATCCACATTCCCTTCCAAGACCTCCCTCACCGGGGACGATTCCATCAAGAAGCGCCCCATGGGCCCGCTGCTAGATGCCCTGTCCGCATGCGGGGTGAGGTGCTCTTCCAACGGAGGCAAACCCCCCGTCACGGTCGAGGGTCCGATCTCCGGGGACGAGATGGTCATCGACGGTTCCGTCTCGTCGCAGTTCATCTCCTCCCTGCTCATGTCTGCCCCCCTCGTGGGAAGGCCCATGACAGTGAAGGTCACCGGCAGGGAGGTGTCCAAGCCCTACATAGACATCACCGTCTCCATCATGAGGAGGTTCGGGGCAAATGTAGAGGAGGAGGGTACCGCATACCGCATCTCCGGAAACTACTCCCCGGCAGACTACCGTGTCCCCGCCGACTTCTCGTCCTCCGCGTTCCCGCTGGTCGCCGGAGCTCTGGGAGGCAGGGTCACCGCACGCGGCATGGATCTCTCGGACGCACAGGGCGACAGCAGGATCATCGATATCCTGAGAGAGGTCGGATGCCAGATCGATGTGGACGGCGACGAGATAACCTGCACCAGGCCCGCGGAGATCAAGGCCGCCGAGATCGACGTCGGGGACATTCCCGACCTGTTTCCGATCCTGGCGGTGCTTCTTTCCACCGCCAAGGGGAGGTCTAGGCTTTACGGCGCACCCCACCTAAGGTTCAAGGAGAGCGACAGGATCGCGCTCACGGAGAAGATGCTGAGGACCCTCGGGGCGGACATCACAGCCACCGATGACGGATGCATCATCAACGGGGTTCCGAAGCTTCACGGCGGAAGGATCGAGCACAACGGCGACCACCGCATGTTCATGGCAGCCGTGGTGGCATCCCTCGTGTCGGACGGTCCCGTCAGCATGGAGAACGATGCATGCTGGAACGTCTCGTACCCCGGTTTCCCAGAGCAGATGAGGTCCGTCGGGATGAGGATGGAAGGTCTCTGA
- a CDS encoding Prephenate dehydratase produces MAKVKVGYMGIPYSNTWEMAKIFAEEAGLDAELVPLVSASKTMEAMEAKEVDFGVFAFRNATAGQVVETRDAIKGHVLEVFRKGHLQIHHCVFTKNADTRVKAVSSHIQALGQCKKNLARLYPDARLMESADTALSAQMLAEGKLPDDTAVICKQAAGEHWGLHLAHINIEDRKDNITDFVMLRIPKSN; encoded by the coding sequence ATGGCGAAGGTCAAGGTGGGTTACATGGGGATCCCGTACTCCAACACCTGGGAGATGGCGAAGATCTTCGCGGAGGAGGCCGGACTGGATGCCGAGCTCGTACCCCTCGTGTCCGCATCCAAGACCATGGAGGCGATGGAGGCCAAGGAGGTCGATTTCGGGGTCTTCGCTTTCCGCAACGCCACCGCCGGACAGGTTGTCGAGACCCGCGATGCCATCAAGGGACATGTTCTGGAGGTCTTCCGCAAGGGACATCTCCAGATCCATCACTGCGTCTTCACCAAGAATGCCGACACCCGGGTGAAGGCCGTGTCCTCCCACATCCAGGCCCTGGGCCAGTGCAAGAAGAACCTCGCCCGCCTGTATCCAGATGCCAGGCTGATGGAGAGCGCGGATACCGCACTCTCCGCCCAGATGCTCGCCGAGGGAAAGCTCCCCGACGATACCGCAGTGATCTGCAAGCAGGCCGCAGGTGAACACTGGGGACTGCATCTGGCACATATCAATATCGAGGACAGGAAGGACAACATCACTGACTTCGTGATGCTCCGCATCCCCAAGTCCAATTGA
- a CDS encoding putative alternative 3-dehydroquinate synthase: MASKKVFVRADGPSDTDDRKDLVTNGLEAGVVSFVLRKGDEAFEGLGKMEDVVYTEDGQAADPDWACIRIDTPDDQEKALSLAGKKKAVIIDTGDWAVIPLENLIAKFRTSGTKIYAVASKKEDAELYLKTMEKGVDGIVIRTDDPLSIGKFKDLLTVSEPVSLQEVEVVSVRPIEMGDRVCVDTCSMMNPGEGMLVGSYSNCLFLIQSESEENGYVATRPFRVNAGAVHEYAMMPGGGTRYLSEVSAGDSVLVCDREGNTRIVSVGRCKVEVRPMLIVEATDGKKTYNVILQNAETIKVVTPAGSESVTRLKKGDKILAHIATGGRHFGMAVEETITEK; the protein is encoded by the coding sequence ATGGCATCCAAGAAGGTCTTCGTCAGGGCGGACGGCCCTAGCGACACGGACGACCGCAAGGACCTCGTGACCAACGGCCTCGAGGCAGGGGTGGTCTCCTTCGTGCTCCGCAAAGGCGACGAGGCCTTCGAGGGCCTCGGAAAGATGGAGGATGTGGTCTACACCGAGGACGGACAGGCCGCCGACCCCGACTGGGCATGCATCAGGATAGACACCCCCGATGACCAGGAGAAGGCGCTCTCCCTCGCGGGGAAGAAGAAGGCGGTCATCATAGACACCGGCGACTGGGCGGTGATCCCCCTCGAGAATCTCATCGCCAAGTTCCGCACCAGCGGCACCAAGATCTATGCCGTCGCTTCGAAGAAGGAGGACGCGGAGCTGTATCTCAAGACCATGGAGAAGGGGGTGGACGGCATCGTCATCCGGACGGACGACCCGCTCTCCATCGGGAAGTTCAAGGACCTCCTCACGGTCAGCGAGCCCGTCTCCCTCCAGGAGGTGGAGGTGGTCTCCGTCAGGCCCATCGAGATGGGCGACCGCGTATGCGTGGACACCTGCTCCATGATGAACCCCGGCGAGGGGATGCTCGTCGGTTCCTACTCCAACTGCCTCTTCCTCATCCAGAGCGAGAGCGAGGAGAACGGTTACGTCGCCACCCGCCCCTTCCGCGTCAACGCGGGCGCGGTCCACGAGTACGCCATGATGCCCGGTGGAGGCACCCGCTACCTCAGCGAGGTCTCCGCGGGGGATTCCGTCCTCGTATGCGACAGGGAGGGCAACACCCGCATAGTCTCCGTGGGACGCTGCAAGGTCGAGGTCCGTCCCATGCTCATCGTCGAGGCGACCGACGGGAAGAAGACCTACAACGTCATCCTCCAGAACGCCGAGACGATCAAGGTCGTCACCCCCGCCGGGTCCGAGAGCGTGACACGCCTGAAGAAGGGTGACAAGATACTCGCTCACATCGCCACCGGCGGCCGCCACTTCGGCATGGCCGTCGAGGAGACGATCACGGAGAAGTGA
- a CDS encoding shikimate kinase, producing the protein MTGYGISHGCVSVINGIVTGTGAVIGIALETFAEYSEMGIEQAVYIVGEDTDDNLARICVRRTLEALRINPSVPYMLTIKSEIPPSRGLKSSSSVCNAIIRAVLDEHHESMETMDIIKLGVECAKEAKVTITGSFDDACGCELDGFIMTENYRNEIVRHEPFPVKDVVICVPDYVKKGVPREAYELRAPQMEEIKEVCRTDILKAMTMNGRLIADIVGEPSDLIDAAMESGALAAGISGTGPAIAIICDPGTGEWMAEKLGCNCIVTRTR; encoded by the coding sequence GTGACCGGATACGGGATCTCACACGGATGCGTCTCGGTGATAAACGGCATCGTCACAGGCACCGGTGCGGTCATCGGGATCGCCCTGGAGACATTCGCCGAGTACTCCGAGATGGGCATCGAGCAGGCAGTGTATATCGTCGGGGAGGACACCGACGACAACCTCGCCAGGATATGCGTCCGCAGGACCCTGGAAGCCCTTCGCATCAATCCCAGCGTCCCCTACATGCTTACGATAAAATCCGAGATCCCCCCGTCAAGGGGGCTTAAGAGCTCCTCATCCGTCTGCAACGCGATCATCAGGGCCGTCCTCGACGAGCACCACGAGTCCATGGAGACCATGGACATCATCAAGCTGGGAGTGGAGTGCGCCAAGGAGGCCAAGGTCACCATCACCGGGAGCTTCGACGACGCCTGCGGATGCGAACTCGACGGATTCATCATGACCGAGAACTACCGCAACGAGATAGTCAGGCACGAACCCTTCCCGGTCAAGGACGTGGTGATCTGCGTCCCGGATTACGTCAAGAAGGGAGTCCCCCGCGAGGCCTACGAACTGAGGGCCCCCCAGATGGAGGAGATTAAGGAGGTCTGCAGGACCGACATCCTGAAGGCCATGACCATGAACGGCAGGCTCATCGCCGACATAGTCGGGGAGCCGAGCGACCTCATCGACGCCGCAATGGAGAGCGGAGCACTCGCCGCAGGCATATCCGGAACGGGTCCGGCCATTGCAATAATCTGCGATCCTGGCACTGGTGAGTGGATGGCCGAGAAACTGGGCTGCAACTGCATCGTAACGAGGACGAGATGA
- a CDS encoding thiamine biosynthesis protein ThiS, giving the protein MRLSSSVTLSEVLSEQGFSDSRIAVELNGRIVPRAKYAETMVCDSDTLEVVSMVGGG; this is encoded by the coding sequence ATGAGGCTGTCCTCTTCCGTTACGCTTTCCGAAGTCCTCAGCGAGCAGGGATTCTCCGACTCCCGCATCGCCGTCGAACTCAACGGGCGCATCGTCCCCCGTGCCAAATACGCCGAGACGATGGTCTGCGACTCCGACACCCTCGAGGTCGTCAGCATGGTAGGGGGCGGATGA
- a CDS encoding tyrosine lyase ThiH translates to MRLPTDVEDYHPHMECIDSSVMDTVLRLTEELDPSSFTVADARRALSKDALSPEDFAALLSPAADSALEEMAQRARSETRKHFGNSVMMFTPIYTSNWCGNRCAYCTFNAGNRIARAKLSEEEVDAEMRNIAATGLTEILILTGESREKSGVDYIGMCVKTATKYFRSIGIEVYPLNHDEYRYLRDCGADYVTVFQETYDPERYGELHLGGPKRVFSYRFNAQERALMGGMRGVAFGALLGLRDDFRKDALACGLHAYYLQRKYPHAEISMSLPRLRPCLTHASDTNPVHERQLLQVAMAYRLFLPFAGITISTREVGKFRDNIVQICATKISADSHVGIGGRAEEEKGDEQFEVSDARTVLEVKKALEKNGMQPVFNDYVRT, encoded by the coding sequence ATGAGGCTTCCCACGGACGTTGAAGACTACCATCCCCACATGGAGTGCATCGACTCCTCGGTCATGGACACCGTCCTCCGCCTGACGGAGGAACTCGACCCGTCTTCCTTCACCGTCGCCGATGCACGCAGGGCGCTGTCTAAGGATGCCCTCTCCCCGGAGGACTTCGCCGCTCTGCTCTCGCCCGCGGCCGATTCCGCCCTAGAGGAGATGGCCCAGAGGGCCAGGTCCGAGACGAGGAAGCACTTCGGGAACTCCGTCATGATGTTCACCCCGATCTACACCAGCAACTGGTGCGGGAACCGCTGCGCATACTGCACGTTCAACGCCGGGAACAGGATCGCCCGCGCTAAGCTCTCTGAGGAGGAGGTGGACGCGGAGATGAGGAACATCGCCGCCACCGGACTGACCGAGATCCTCATCCTCACGGGGGAATCCCGCGAGAAATCCGGCGTGGATTACATCGGCATGTGCGTGAAAACCGCCACGAAGTACTTCCGTTCCATAGGGATCGAGGTGTACCCCCTCAACCACGACGAGTACCGTTACCTCAGGGACTGCGGAGCGGACTACGTCACCGTATTCCAGGAGACCTACGACCCGGAGAGGTACGGGGAGCTCCACCTGGGAGGACCCAAGAGGGTGTTCTCTTACCGCTTCAACGCCCAGGAGAGGGCGCTCATGGGAGGGATGAGGGGCGTCGCCTTCGGAGCCCTCCTCGGCCTCAGGGACGATTTCAGGAAGGATGCCCTTGCCTGCGGTCTCCATGCCTACTATCTCCAGAGGAAGTACCCCCATGCGGAGATCTCCATGTCCCTGCCCCGTCTGAGGCCTTGCCTGACCCATGCGTCGGACACCAATCCCGTGCATGAGAGACAGCTGCTACAGGTCGCCATGGCCTACCGCCTGTTCCTCCCATTCGCCGGGATCACGATCTCCACACGCGAGGTGGGGAAGTTCAGGGACAACATAGTGCAGATCTGCGCCACCAAGATCTCCGCCGACTCCCATGTGGGCATCGGCGGACGCGCCGAGGAGGAGAAGGGCGACGAGCAGTTCGAGGTCTCGGATGCCAGGACCGTGCTCGAGGTGAAGAAGGCACTGGAGAAGAACGGGATGCAGCCCGTGTTCAACGATTACGTGAGGACTTGA
- a CDS encoding putative phospho-2-dehydro-3-deoxyheptonate aldolase — MDGKGIRLERIMDRKTGRAVIIPMDHGISNGPLEGLIDMKATVDAVTNGGATAVIMHKGLIRYSYRGAGKDVGLILHLSASTDVGVSANHKVLVANVEEAIKIGADAVSIHINYGDEYEPEMLEAAGEVSRICNEWGMPLLVMAYPRGHDVNSYDPKLIGHVARASAELGADLVKVNYTGDIDSFREVTRGALAPILIAGGPKMNTDLDVLNMVHDSLEAGGCGVSIGRNVFQNKNVEGITKAISKIVLEDWTVEEAAKLLKE; from the coding sequence ATGGACGGAAAGGGAATTCGTCTCGAGAGGATCATGGACAGGAAGACCGGGCGCGCGGTCATCATCCCCATGGATCACGGGATCTCCAACGGTCCTCTCGAGGGACTCATCGATATGAAAGCGACCGTGGACGCGGTCACCAACGGCGGCGCCACCGCAGTCATCATGCACAAGGGACTCATCAGGTACTCCTACCGCGGTGCCGGAAAGGATGTCGGACTCATCCTCCACCTGTCGGCCTCCACCGACGTCGGGGTGTCCGCCAACCACAAGGTCCTCGTCGCCAACGTTGAGGAAGCCATCAAGATCGGGGCCGATGCGGTCTCCATCCACATAAACTACGGTGACGAGTACGAGCCCGAGATGCTCGAGGCGGCCGGAGAGGTCTCCCGCATCTGCAACGAGTGGGGAATGCCCCTCCTCGTCATGGCCTACCCCCGCGGACACGATGTCAACTCCTACGACCCCAAGCTCATCGGCCACGTCGCAAGGGCATCCGCCGAGCTCGGTGCAGACCTCGTCAAGGTGAACTACACCGGCGACATCGACTCTTTCAGGGAGGTCACCCGCGGTGCCCTCGCGCCCATCCTCATCGCCGGAGGGCCCAAGATGAACACCGACCTCGACGTGCTCAACATGGTTCACGATTCCCTCGAGGCGGGAGGATGCGGGGTATCCATCGGACGCAACGTCTTCCAGAACAAGAATGTCGAGGGGATCACCAAGGCCATCTCTAAGATCGTCCTGGAGGACTGGACCGTCGAAGAGGCGGCCAAGCTCCTGAAGGAGTGA
- a CDS encoding Sel1 repeat protein, which produces MANNGLDLVPLIDAAENGDGMACITLGRLYFEGTNVQKSVRLAHSLYYTAELTGDPEILRILGAMYLNGDCAEEDASKAAYLFRKAAQKDDPLAQYYIGQMYREGIGVEISPSKADLWLSRAARNGIRRAAAHA; this is translated from the coding sequence ATGGCGAACAACGGACTGGATCTCGTACCTCTGATCGATGCCGCGGAGAACGGCGACGGCATGGCCTGCATCACCCTCGGAAGGCTGTACTTCGAAGGGACCAATGTGCAGAAGTCCGTACGTCTGGCACATTCTCTGTACTACACCGCCGAGCTCACCGGCGACCCCGAGATCCTCCGCATCCTCGGAGCGATGTACCTCAACGGAGACTGTGCCGAGGAGGACGCCTCCAAGGCGGCATACCTCTTCCGCAAGGCAGCGCAGAAGGACGATCCCCTGGCCCAATACTACATCGGCCAGATGTACCGTGAGGGTATCGGTGTGGAGATCTCCCCGTCCAAGGCGGATCTCTGGCTCTCTCGCGCGGCAAGGAACGGGATAAGACGCGCGGCCGCGCACGCATGA
- a CDS encoding shikimate 5-dehydrogenase, with protein MKMRICAAYGEVPREPAEADMQEIRMDVFDSVPAWANDENTIVTMAGRVEIPIPEDFKGLVDVGDHDVHIRFRKIRSVHNFERTPTYVEMMFSLGSGDQWISKYAVMPKSFSDLHTIYRAANSCDRRHIVLGMGELGQITRIRQNALGNYLTFASAGKATAKGQLTIEEMRKLGDDCKVVGIIGNPLGHTKSPAMQNAAMERAGVNGIYLKFESPTLDKAGDVIREYDIAGVNVTIPHKQGIMEHLDSVEKCAGDIGAVNTIINDGGKLIGTNTDYIGIQYAFGRAGRKLSDCSKVLVFGTGGAARAAVYAAMDSGCETYVLGRTPEHVSEICRDFGCEAGSRRIQDYDAVINCTPVGMGGDQPYMFDPKDLRSRQVVMDMVYNRKTQLVKAAESRKCQIVSGTEMLIGQGAESFRRWFGTEPDTDVMRKAVQ; from the coding sequence GTGAAGATGAGGATCTGCGCTGCGTACGGCGAGGTTCCCAGGGAACCCGCGGAAGCGGACATGCAGGAGATACGCATGGATGTCTTCGACAGCGTCCCGGCATGGGCCAACGACGAGAACACCATCGTCACCATGGCCGGACGCGTGGAGATCCCGATCCCCGAGGATTTCAAGGGGCTCGTGGACGTGGGCGACCACGACGTGCACATCAGGTTCAGGAAGATCCGCTCCGTCCACAACTTCGAGAGGACCCCCACCTACGTCGAGATGATGTTCTCCCTGGGCAGCGGGGACCAGTGGATTTCCAAGTACGCGGTCATGCCCAAGAGCTTCAGCGACCTCCACACCATCTACCGCGCGGCTAACTCCTGCGACAGGAGGCATATCGTGCTCGGCATGGGGGAGCTGGGGCAGATCACCCGCATCAGGCAGAACGCCCTTGGGAACTACCTGACATTCGCGTCCGCCGGGAAGGCCACCGCCAAGGGGCAGCTCACAATCGAGGAGATGAGGAAACTCGGAGACGACTGCAAGGTCGTCGGCATCATCGGCAACCCCCTGGGCCATACCAAGTCCCCCGCCATGCAGAACGCCGCCATGGAGAGGGCGGGAGTCAACGGCATCTATCTCAAATTCGAGTCCCCCACCCTGGACAAGGCCGGGGACGTCATCCGCGAGTACGACATCGCGGGAGTGAACGTCACCATCCCCCACAAGCAGGGGATCATGGAGCACCTGGACTCGGTGGAGAAATGCGCCGGGGACATCGGTGCCGTCAACACAATCATAAACGACGGCGGCAAGCTTATCGGGACCAACACCGACTACATCGGCATCCAGTATGCGTTCGGGAGGGCGGGCAGGAAGCTGTCCGACTGCTCCAAGGTGCTGGTCTTCGGGACCGGCGGTGCCGCAAGGGCGGCAGTCTACGCCGCCATGGATTCCGGCTGTGAGACATACGTCCTGGGAAGGACGCCCGAGCACGTCTCGGAGATATGCCGCGACTTCGGATGCGAGGCAGGCTCCAGGAGGATACAGGACTACGACGCGGTCATCAACTGCACCCCGGTCGGAATGGGCGGCGACCAGCCCTACATGTTCGATCCCAAGGACCTCCGCTCCAGGCAGGTGGTCATGGACATGGTGTACAACCGCAAGACGCAGCTCGTCAAGGCGGCGGAATCGAGAAAGTGCCAGATCGTCTCCGGAACGGAGATGCTCATCGGGCAGGGGGCCGAATCATTTCGCAGGTGGTTCGGAACCGAGCCCGACACGGACGTCATGAGGAAGGCGGTACAGTGA
- a CDS encoding Thiamine monophosphate synthase, with amino-acid sequence MKIIAITDRKLVDGPFMECVNKVAEAKPDAIILREKDVNVGVFKMLAHGAMDSCAKNRVTLVLNTFFNVAKELKVGKCQLPMDVLREYSKELKGLKVGASIHSLDELREAEQYGVDWVLFGNVFETSCKPGQPAAGLDLLKKVCEESKVPVYAVGGITPENARSCMEAGAAGVCARSSFMTCEDPKALVEEFRKALG; translated from the coding sequence ATGAAGATCATCGCCATTACCGACAGGAAGCTCGTGGACGGACCGTTCATGGAGTGCGTCAACAAGGTGGCCGAGGCCAAACCCGATGCCATCATACTCCGCGAGAAGGATGTGAACGTCGGAGTGTTCAAGATGCTCGCCCACGGCGCCATGGACAGCTGCGCCAAGAACAGGGTCACCCTGGTGCTGAACACATTCTTCAACGTTGCCAAGGAGCTCAAGGTAGGAAAGTGCCAGCTTCCCATGGATGTCCTCAGGGAGTACTCCAAGGAACTGAAAGGATTGAAGGTCGGGGCATCGATCCACTCTCTTGACGAACTCCGCGAGGCAGAGCAGTACGGCGTGGACTGGGTGCTCTTCGGCAACGTCTTCGAAACCTCCTGCAAGCCTGGACAGCCCGCCGCCGGACTGGATCTCCTGAAGAAGGTCTGCGAGGAGTCCAAGGTGCCCGTGTACGCGGTCGGGGGGATCACCCCCGAGAACGCGAGATCCTGCATGGAAGCGGGGGCTGCCGGAGTATGTGCCAGATCTTCCTTTATGACCTGCGAGGACCCCAAGGCACTCGTCGAGGAATTCAGAAAGGCCCTCGGGTAA
- a CDS encoding thiazole-phosphate synthase: MEDPLIIGGRKFKSRFILGSGKFSLEMTDAVIRNGGVEIATLAIRRANAGGQENILDYMPEGITLLPNTSGARNAEEAVRIALLARELGCGDMVKVEIVRDSKYLLPDNVETIKAVKMLSDEGFIVMPYMMPDLSAARDMQAAGAAAIMPLGAPIGSNKGLLTRDFVKIIVDELDVPVIVDAGIGRPSQACEAMELGCAAVMANTAVATARDIPKMATAFRMAIEAGRLAYLAGLGRVLDRGGEASSPLTGFLGDL, translated from the coding sequence ATGGAAGATCCCCTTATCATCGGCGGCAGGAAGTTCAAGTCACGTTTCATTCTGGGCTCGGGAAAATTCTCTCTCGAGATGACCGACGCGGTCATCCGCAACGGAGGCGTGGAGATCGCCACCCTCGCGATCCGGAGGGCGAACGCCGGCGGACAGGAGAACATCCTAGACTACATGCCCGAGGGCATCACCCTCCTTCCCAACACATCCGGCGCCAGGAACGCCGAGGAGGCCGTGCGCATCGCCCTTCTCGCAAGGGAGCTCGGTTGCGGCGACATGGTGAAGGTGGAGATCGTCAGGGACTCCAAGTACCTCCTGCCGGACAACGTGGAGACCATCAAAGCGGTCAAGATGCTCTCCGACGAGGGATTCATCGTCATGCCCTACATGATGCCCGACCTCTCCGCCGCCAGGGACATGCAGGCCGCCGGTGCCGCGGCCATCATGCCCCTCGGAGCCCCCATCGGTTCCAACAAGGGTCTCCTCACCAGGGACTTCGTCAAGATTATCGTGGACGAACTCGACGTCCCCGTCATCGTAGATGCCGGGATCGGACGTCCCTCCCAGGCCTGCGAGGCCATGGAACTCGGATGCGCCGCGGTAATGGCAAACACCGCCGTCGCCACCGCCCGCGACATCCCCAAGATGGCGACCGCCTTCCGCATGGCCATCGAGGCGGGAAGGCTCGCGTACCTCGCCGGGCTCGGAAGGGTGCTCGACCGGGGAGGGGAGGCGTCCTCCCCGCTGACCGGATTCCTGGGGGACCTCTGA
- a CDS encoding thiamine biosynthesis protein ThiF, family 2, producing MRIVLNGKETDVSDTAAFALRDRILPGGYVVIDGFSASEDVPLREGMQVFVFEKDSVPGKEEYEAMMSARNMPGLYTRFRDAKVGIAGLGGLGSNIAIMLTRLGIGHFVIADFDTVDITNLNRQNYDRDDIGKRKTEATARHMRLINPYVDVECFDGKLDESNVCGVFRNCGIVVEAFDEASQKVMLVNTILGNTDKWVVSGNGMAGIGPSNTIVTSRPMNRLVMCGDGTSEIGPGMGLSASRVMVAASHQANAVARIIAGLDPIG from the coding sequence ATGCGCATCGTACTCAACGGGAAGGAGACCGATGTCTCCGACACCGCCGCATTCGCCCTCCGCGACAGAATCCTTCCCGGCGGATACGTCGTGATCGACGGGTTCTCGGCTTCCGAGGACGTTCCCCTCAGGGAGGGTATGCAGGTCTTCGTCTTCGAGAAGGATTCCGTTCCGGGGAAGGAGGAGTACGAGGCCATGATGTCCGCGAGGAACATGCCCGGACTCTATACCAGATTCAGGGATGCGAAGGTGGGGATCGCAGGACTCGGGGGCCTGGGATCCAACATCGCAATCATGCTCACCCGTCTCGGCATCGGGCATTTCGTCATAGCGGACTTCGACACCGTGGACATAACGAACCTGAACCGCCAGAACTACGACCGCGATGACATCGGGAAGAGGAAGACCGAGGCCACCGCCCGCCATATGAGACTCATCAACCCCTATGTCGACGTGGAATGCTTCGACGGGAAGCTGGACGAAAGCAACGTCTGCGGGGTCTTCAGGAACTGCGGGATCGTCGTGGAGGCCTTCGACGAGGCGTCCCAGAAGGTCATGCTCGTGAACACCATCCTCGGGAACACCGATAAATGGGTGGTCTCCGGAAACGGGATGGCGGGCATCGGACCCTCCAACACCATAGTGACCTCGAGACCCATGAACCGCCTCGTCATGTGCGGCGACGGTACGTCCGAGATAGGCCCGGGAATGGGACTGTCCGCTTCCAGGGTGATGGTCGCGGCCTCGCATCAGGCCAATGCCGTCGCACGCATCATAGCTGGTCTGGACCCCATCGGATGA